The Crocosphaera subtropica ATCC 51142 genome includes a window with the following:
- a CDS encoding serine/threonine-protein kinase, which translates to MIKNVVFRSNYRILGKIGQGQFGQVYFAIHRRTGEFVALKSLAKGFPTNRFLREFSCLVSLRHPNIVSCQAIEYHGKGRYLVMDYCEGGTLRDLMNVSAELSLKLRLDLIIDILAGLEQAHQQNIIHCDVKPENILLSITPDKWISKVTDFGIAKIAQQNSNSQLESGYTGSPAYMAPERFYGKYSYACDIYSVGIILYELMIGERPFSGLPGDLMLAHLNQRISIPDTVPKPLQDIMVKALEKLPQRRFLSAQGMLEAISLAKNQLNLNRENTKLFTAIRISNLSPQLNEFNDLNFSENINHVINNDNNVYLATQNKLIKSSCDSNKTEIITFNHSIKKLIILSQACLVLTDKKQGENYQYLFYYLSENKPFKKVTPCLQLKTKDLKFACDFQGYYLATITKTNIQGITAEFKVLNLGNLSVINSPKLCPFPSQLISLNTRYGLASFTRLSQGNKQTYLYLFNRRGHFIKGFSVPLLISQLTPNKDNAYELFGIETVQPNYGILIKLNPFKITRIPLEFTPNFIIGEAWGYGLADTTGKLLCLDRDGNYRGKMNLEIEITAMTGLNENQLLIAAWKNKQATVLTLNITILDKPE; encoded by the coding sequence ATGATTAAAAATGTTGTTTTTCGCTCTAATTATCGTATTTTAGGAAAAATCGGCCAAGGACAATTTGGCCAAGTTTATTTTGCAATTCATCGTCGAACAGGGGAATTTGTTGCCCTTAAAAGTTTAGCAAAAGGCTTTCCAACTAATCGTTTTTTACGAGAATTTTCATGTTTGGTTAGTTTACGCCATCCGAATATTGTTTCCTGTCAAGCGATTGAATATCATGGAAAAGGACGTTATTTAGTCATGGACTATTGCGAAGGGGGAACCCTTCGAGATTTAATGAATGTTTCGGCTGAATTAAGTTTAAAATTACGTCTTGATTTAATTATTGATATTCTAGCAGGATTAGAACAAGCTCATCAACAAAATATTATCCATTGCGACGTTAAACCAGAGAATATTTTATTGAGTATAACCCCAGACAAATGGATAAGCAAAGTAACAGATTTTGGGATTGCTAAAATTGCTCAACAAAATAGTAATAGTCAGTTAGAAAGCGGGTACACAGGTTCCCCTGCTTATATGGCCCCTGAACGATTTTATGGAAAATACTCTTACGCTTGTGACATCTATTCTGTAGGCATTATTCTCTATGAATTAATGATAGGGGAAAGACCCTTTTCTGGACTTCCTGGAGATTTAATGTTAGCCCATCTTAACCAAAGAATTAGTATTCCTGATACAGTTCCTAAACCGTTACAAGATATTATGGTCAAAGCGTTAGAAAAGTTACCTCAAAGACGCTTTTTATCGGCACAAGGAATGTTAGAGGCTATTAGTCTAGCTAAAAATCAACTTAATCTTAATCGAGAAAATACTAAATTATTTACCGCTATTCGTATATCTAATTTAAGTCCTCAACTCAATGAGTTTAATGATCTGAATTTTTCTGAGAACATCAACCATGTTATTAATAATGATAATAATGTTTATTTAGCGACCCAAAATAAACTCATTAAATCATCTTGTGACTCAAACAAAACAGAGATAATTACCTTTAATCACTCTATCAAAAAACTCATAATATTATCTCAAGCCTGTTTAGTTTTAACTGATAAAAAACAAGGAGAAAATTATCAATATTTATTCTATTACCTTTCTGAAAATAAACCATTCAAAAAAGTCACACCTTGTTTACAACTTAAAACTAAGGATTTAAAATTTGCTTGTGACTTTCAAGGATATTACTTAGCAACTATTACTAAAACAAATATTCAGGGAATAACTGCTGAATTTAAAGTTTTAAATTTAGGAAATTTATCTGTTATCAATTCTCCTAAACTCTGTCCTTTCCCTTCTCAATTAATATCCCTCAATACACGTTATGGACTAGCTAGTTTTACCCGTCTTTCTCAAGGAAATAAGCAAACTTATTTGTATTTATTTAACCGTCGAGGTCATTTTATTAAAGGGTTCTCCGTTCCCTTATTGATTTCGCAATTGACTCCCAATAAAGATAATGCTTATGAACTGTTTGGTATTGAAACCGTTCAGCCTAATTATGGTATTTTAATCAAACTTAATCCTTTTAAAATAACAAGAATTCCCTTAGAATTTACTCCCAATTTTATTATCGGAGAAGCTTGGGGGTACGGGTTAGCAGACACAACAGGAAAATTATTATGCTTAGATAGAGACGGAAACTATAGAGGAAAAATGAACTTAGAAATAGAGATTACCGCTATGACAGGGTTAAATGAGAATCAATTATTAATAGCAGCTTGGAAAAATAAACAAGCTACAGTATTAACTTTAAATATAACAATACTGGATAAACCAGAATAA
- the holA gene encoding DNA polymerase III subunit delta: MGIYFFWGEDDFAIAQTVQTLRNSILDPNWIQFNYHQIAGEDPNSTIDALNQAMTPVFGMGGRLVWVVNTSICQQCSEDILTQLQRILPAIPDSSHLLFTTSKKPDKRLKSTKLIEQYAEVREYSPIPPWKTDELIHKVKQVAQEIGVKLTPNAVKLLGSSVGNNSRQLWNELEKLQLYAQQENKPLDETIVATLVNANAQNSLQLAEAICKGNQAEALQLIDELLSRNEPALRIVATLVGQFRTWTIIQLQLEAGETDNKIIAKAADIPNPKRLYFLRKELQGISSQSLLATLPILLDLETRLKRGHNPLETLQIKTIELCELFK, from the coding sequence ATGGGAATTTATTTCTTTTGGGGAGAAGATGATTTTGCGATCGCCCAAACTGTACAAACCTTGAGGAATAGCATTCTTGATCCCAACTGGATACAGTTTAATTATCATCAAATTGCAGGAGAAGACCCGAACAGTACCATTGACGCATTAAATCAAGCCATGACCCCTGTGTTTGGCATGGGTGGTAGATTAGTGTGGGTGGTAAATACTTCTATCTGCCAGCAGTGTTCAGAGGATATTTTAACACAATTACAACGTATTTTGCCCGCTATTCCTGATAGTTCCCATTTATTATTTACCACTAGCAAAAAACCCGATAAACGCTTAAAATCTACGAAATTAATCGAACAATACGCAGAGGTTCGAGAATATTCTCCTATTCCTCCCTGGAAAACTGACGAATTAATCCATAAAGTCAAACAAGTTGCTCAAGAAATAGGAGTCAAATTAACCCCTAATGCAGTAAAATTATTAGGGTCGTCTGTTGGCAATAATAGCAGACAATTATGGAATGAATTAGAGAAATTACAATTGTATGCACAACAAGAGAATAAACCGTTAGATGAGACAATTGTTGCCACTTTAGTTAATGCCAATGCCCAGAATAGTTTACAATTAGCCGAAGCGATTTGCAAAGGAAATCAAGCAGAAGCCTTACAACTAATTGATGAGTTATTATCTCGCAATGAACCGGCTTTAAGAATTGTTGCCACCTTAGTCGGTCAATTTCGTACTTGGACGATTATTCAATTACAACTAGAAGCAGGAGAAACCGATAATAAAATCATTGCCAAAGCTGCTGATATTCCTAACCCTAAACGTCTTTACTTTTTACGCAAAGAATTGCAAGGAATTTCTAGTCAAAGCTTATTAGCGACTCTGCCTATTTTACTAGATTTAGAAACTCGTTTGAAACGAGGTCATAACCCTCTAGAAACCTTACAGATTAAAACCATAGAATTATGTGAATTATTTAAGTAA
- a CDS encoding DUF1868 domain-containing protein — protein sequence MDETYQIYVNRVASLTLPTTYQNQLKNIQKSPKFQERQPVPFPGYTVLTPPYQDDLINESFYHQLTLIQQQLIKKIEPNFLIPVPPESFHLTLADLIWEGNYRNAVKGDQDFDTKLKKAIADSFKAYQELDLKKGRCQWQIIGLLVFPRALVVGLVPCNELSYDKIFHLRRSLYQNQELIKLGVEQQYHFTAHITLGYFDEIPDNLEKSSLESVILSFNDQWIEKDPQILNIETVELRRFENMTQFLSNQSNPKLRI from the coding sequence TTGGACGAAACCTATCAAATTTACGTCAACCGGGTAGCTTCCCTTACTTTACCCACCACTTATCAAAATCAACTTAAGAATATCCAAAAATCTCCTAAATTTCAAGAGAGACAACCTGTACCTTTTCCTGGTTATACTGTCCTAACTCCTCCCTATCAAGATGATCTTATCAATGAATCATTCTATCATCAGTTAACCCTAATTCAACAACAATTAATCAAAAAAATTGAGCCAAATTTTTTAATTCCTGTTCCCCCAGAAAGTTTTCATTTAACCCTTGCTGACTTAATTTGGGAAGGTAATTATCGCAATGCGGTTAAGGGAGATCAAGACTTTGATACTAAACTCAAAAAAGCCATTGCTGATAGTTTCAAAGCTTATCAAGAACTTGACTTAAAAAAGGGTCGGTGTCAGTGGCAAATTATAGGATTATTAGTATTTCCTCGTGCTTTAGTAGTAGGATTAGTCCCTTGCAATGAATTATCCTATGATAAAATTTTTCATTTAAGACGAAGTCTTTATCAAAATCAAGAGTTAATTAAATTAGGGGTCGAACAACAATATCACTTTACCGCCCATATTACCTTGGGATATTTTGATGAAATTCCTGATAACTTAGAGAAAAGTAGCTTAGAGTCTGTAATCCTATCTTTTAATGATCAATGGATAGAAAAAGATCCACAAATCCTAAACATAGAAACAGTAGAACTCAGAAGATTTGAAAATATGACGCAATTTTTATCCAATCAAAGTAATCCAAAATTGAGGATTTAA
- a CDS encoding oxoprolinase family protein, which translates to MLNLSKPDPIYLEIFKNLYQFIAEQMGITLQNTASSVNIKERLDFSCAIFDQQGLLVANAPHIPVHLGSMSESVKSLIQDEGNNLEPGDVYLSNNPYNGGTHLPDVTAITPVFDDNNQTILFYVASRGHQADIGGITPGSMPPHSTSILEEGILFDNFLLVQKGEFKEQELREILSNNPYPARNPEQNIADFQAQIAANEKGVQELHKMVNQYGLETVQAYMKFVQENAEECVKKAIDVLTDGEFSYQMDQGAVIKVKVTIDNENRSATIDFTGTSQQLNNNFNAPKAVTQAAVLYVFRTLVDDNIPLNAGCLTPLHLIIPEGCLLNPNYPAAVVAGNVETSQVIVDALYGALGVLAASQGTMNNFTFGNEKYQYYETICGGSGAGINFNGTDAVHTHMTNSRLTDPEVLEFRYPVLVEEFKIRENSGGNGQYSGGNGVMRNIKFLEPMTANILSGHRVIPPFGLAGGEAGKVGKNWIRRKDGTETILNSTATVEMECGDNFIIETPGGGGFGEDVT; encoded by the coding sequence ATGTTAAATCTATCCAAACCCGACCCTATTTACCTCGAAATCTTCAAAAATCTCTATCAATTTATAGCCGAACAAATGGGCATCACCCTACAAAATACGGCATCTTCAGTTAATATCAAAGAACGTCTAGACTTTTCTTGTGCTATCTTCGATCAACAAGGATTATTAGTAGCGAATGCCCCTCATATTCCTGTTCATTTAGGGAGTATGAGTGAAAGCGTTAAAAGTTTAATTCAAGATGAGGGAAATAATCTAGAACCTGGGGATGTTTATCTATCCAATAATCCTTATAATGGGGGGACTCATTTACCCGATGTAACGGCTATTACCCCTGTTTTTGATGATAATAATCAAACAATTTTGTTTTATGTTGCATCCAGAGGACATCAAGCAGATATTGGGGGAATTACACCCGGTTCTATGCCCCCTCATTCCACCTCAATTTTAGAAGAAGGGATTTTGTTTGATAACTTTTTGTTGGTGCAAAAAGGAGAATTTAAGGAACAAGAATTAAGAGAAATTTTATCTAATAACCCTTATCCAGCTAGAAATCCTGAACAAAATATTGCTGATTTTCAAGCACAAATTGCAGCTAATGAAAAAGGAGTTCAAGAACTTCATAAGATGGTCAATCAATATGGGCTAGAAACTGTACAAGCGTATATGAAATTTGTCCAAGAAAATGCAGAAGAATGTGTGAAAAAAGCTATTGATGTATTAACTGATGGGGAATTCAGTTATCAGATGGATCAGGGGGCAGTGATCAAAGTTAAAGTAACAATTGATAACGAAAATCGTAGTGCAACTATTGATTTTACAGGAACTTCTCAACAACTTAATAATAATTTTAATGCTCCCAAAGCAGTCACCCAGGCTGCTGTTTTATATGTGTTTCGTACTCTAGTTGATGATAATATTCCCCTCAATGCAGGATGTCTTACACCTCTTCATTTAATCATTCCTGAAGGCTGTCTACTTAACCCCAACTACCCGGCTGCTGTGGTGGCTGGAAATGTTGAAACTTCTCAAGTGATTGTTGATGCTTTATACGGCGCTTTAGGAGTCTTAGCCGCTTCCCAAGGAACCATGAATAACTTTACCTTTGGTAACGAAAAATATCAATATTATGAGACAATTTGCGGGGGATCAGGTGCAGGAATTAACTTCAATGGAACCGATGCTGTTCATACTCATATGACAAATTCTCGGTTGACTGATCCTGAAGTATTAGAATTTCGATATCCTGTCTTAGTAGAGGAATTTAAAATTAGGGAAAATAGTGGGGGAAATGGTCAATATTCTGGAGGAAATGGTGTTATGAGAAACATCAAATTTCTAGAACCCATGACTGCTAATATTTTATCGGGACATCGGGTCATTCCCCCCTTTGGTTTAGCCGGGGGAGAAGCAGGAAAAGTTGGAAAAAATTGGATTAGACGTAAGGACGGAACAGAAACAATTTTGAACAGTACCGCCACAGTAGAAATGGAATGCGGTGATAATTTTATTATTGAAACCCCTGGGGGTGGAGGGTTTGGAGAAGACGTTACTTAA